aaatgcaaattacatTTATCAATAGAAaaaaggaatctgttaaagttttaagttAAACACTGTAGCCGAGTTACTTATTAGGCAaataaactggccagcacattccaTCTCCTCAggcagaatttggccatttgaataataaaaatgacattaaaaataaaagcactttGATTTTTCCAGccattgtaaaacaaataaattcaagGATAACAATAGGCAAATAAGTATtcaaaagtggcccatattaaaactgatttggtgcttcacacctttttattggccAATTTTTGTTTCAAGTACAagatccaagatttagaataaaagttgttTGTAAAAGGTTTTCcccatttaaaaacattaagtagtgaaagatgaccccacttacatcagattgtatgttttcttgctcAACTGGATGTTGGACTGATGAAAAATaagtttgcattggccaaaactgattagctaaaGTTGCACTGATGTGACGGTCAACAGAGGATTCGGCTTGGtcttaaagcattttttattttctctgtttaTGATGGTGTGGCAgtaaaaataggacaaatgagctcatgtaaaGCTCATGTagattctggacctttgtcattgAGAGGTGGGTCTTTAgaaccacctgaacccccctCTGCACACGGACCTGCATCTTGGGCTGGTTTAAGCCAGATATTTTTCCATCAGGAAATAGATGAACAAAGgaggttaaaaaaaatgttaatttacagagaaaaaaaaattaggtggCATTTAGAGGCTTTTTAGTCTGAACTTCATATATAACCTGGTGTTGTGTAATTTACTGATCAAAAAAACATTCCTACATTATTTTGTATGACACAGTATACAGTGTTATTCAAATTGGAATTTAGCTCATTGTTAAACTGGTTAAATGAACAGGAATAAACACCCCACGATGAATTTAATGCTATAGCCTACTGCATCAGGTACcaaatacagtttgtaaaacaCTCATAACAACACTAAAAACACAGTAGCTATGTGAAACACGCACACAATACAAACGCACTCAGGATGCACAGGAAACTGCTAGCACATAACGCACAAGTTCATTGACAGGCCGTCGGCAGTTAGCGCCCCCTGTTGTTATAAAGTGTACTCACATCCTGAGGGTTCTCGGAGTTTTCGGCCTCGTTCAACCACCTCTGCAACAACGGCTTCAGTTTGCACATGTTCTTGAAACTAAGTTGGAGAGCCTCAAAGCGGCAGATTGTCGTCTGACTGAACATTTTGCCTGAAACAGAAAACACAACCTGTTTAAAGTTTAAACAACTTCATATACAATTACTGAAACCGTTTGAGACCATGAACTCACCATACAAGTTTCCAAGCGCGAGTCCCACATCTGCCTGCGTGAAGCCCAGAGTGATGCGCTTGTGTTTAAGCTCTTTCGCAAACTGCTCCAAATCTTCAGTAGTCAGAGTCTCCTTAAAAGAAGACGTTAATTGCAAAACTATCAAGTTGCGTTCACGCTAAAGCAATAGTATAAAACTAAAAGCAAAACCTCACCTCTTCCTCAGAATCACTGCATCCTCCACTGGAGGACCCACTGCTCCGGGGTGCACTTTGCGCTTGAGCTGAGGGAATGTTTTGCGCGGTGCCTCCGCTAAAAAATCCTGGGCTTCCGAACCCATTTCCAGGGGGAGACGGAGACAGAGATGGGGATGAAGCGGAGGGAGTTGGGGGAGCTTGGGAAATATTAGCTTGGGCCGTAATTTGGGACAGTCCAGGCCAGAAATTAGGGTTCCATGGCGTGTAGTAGTTCACCCCGGTGGGGACGGAAGATGTTCCAGCGGTGAGGTGATATTGTGACGGCGGCTTGTTTTCTTCATTCCCGTATTCTTCAACATCTTTCTCGGTTTTGACCTCAGATGGCATCTTAATTTGCTCTCTAGTCTCGCCGATAGGAGGGCTGATGTTCGCCGGCTGAGTGGCGGCCGTCGCTCCTGCAACCTGCCCAGTGAACTCGGGGGCCGCAAACGGGTACCAGTGTTTGGGCTGCGTAAAGTCGCCACCTTGCAAATCGTTCGTTTTAAAATCGCCTGAAAATGGAAAGAAGGTCTGGGCTGTCGCGGGGGTGATTCCGTTGAAATGGGCCTTGTTAAAAATCAGACTTGGATCCTGAAGCATACCGTGCGCAAACTGCAAGGACGCTCCGCCAAGTCCATCCAGGCCCGCGGCTTGAGGATACATGGCCCTGTTGACCTCATAGGGTCTGCAGTCTGCTGCTGTTGGGCTCTGCGCTCTCTCCGTCATCTTTCCGCTAAAAAGGTTGTTGAGATTTCAAACAAGAAAGCGTAAAGACTGCTGGTTTGATAATCAATAAACGTCGATCAGTTGCTCCATCCCAGGATGATCCAAACAGACTAAACTCAGATTGCGCGTCTCAGTATCAGCCTGTGTGGAAATGTGCGCAGTCCTTGTGTGGCGGCCATCAATCAGAATGGGCCAATAATTCACCACCTCCAACTCTTCCCAATCTCAGCTCTGATCCTGGCCCACACAGGTTTTGCTAATCAATCGGAGTTGGAGGCAGGGGTCTGAACCAACTTCTCTCCCATTGGCCACCCGAGACAATAAGCTACAGCTGACTGTGAATTTGTGAATGAACTTGGTTTTCTCATTGGGCGAGGACATGTTTGGGAACGCGAGGTGTATCTGTATAGATTTGCATCTTATAAAAGtccaaataaaaatagattaaccTCACTAACCTCTTTAAAAacgaatataaaaatgcataacaATCACCGTCATTTTGTCATTCCTGCCCTCTTATGCATATTTCgagtatttacaatgcaaattcatgTATTTTATATTCATGCCACATTATGTAAACTTTGTTTCAGTAATATGTACTTAATGAGCTGTCCTTGATATTAAAATTCTTGACATCCGTGGGAAAACACTTATGCAATATGCGCAACGGGAAAACTCACTTTTCcacatttagattttattaaatgAAGCCTATAAGCTATTAAACAAAGTGGATCAGGAAAAAAGTACAGTAGATCTAAATGCTTTCACTTGCATTTTTGCTGTTCTTTTTGACCAGGAGTGACAAATAAAAGGTGAAATGTTTGTCTGTTGCTGATAAGCAATTGGATTACAAGCGTCACATCTCCCACCTTCACGCTGCTTGTTGAATCGCTGATAGGAGCCGTTTATACACGCAAGAGTGTTTGGAAAATAAAGAGAACAATGCTGTGATGTGGAAAACTTAAGTTCTAATGTAAATTTATCAGTGAGaaagaaaatactgaaaaataaatcaaaccatTTTACATGCCAAAATAAAATTGCTTGCAAATTGGTGAATTTGGCTGCAAATCCCAGAAGACAGCATgcaatacaaaatgaaaatacatataaaacatccttaaaaactatatataaaaggTTGAATCAATATATATACAgcattctgtttaacacaaaacagAAAATTCCTTTATATGTATACAGCATAATGGGATCCAATTTTATGGATTCTTTAAAGTGCACCATTATTCAACGATGATTACgtggattttttttaagttaagtggttgtaaacaattattttgggttgaatttaaacaaacaaattaagttgaacaatataaaatttattcatttgtttaaattcaacacataaagtgcaacaattttgcagacttattttttcagtgtacattcaattataaattaatagatttaataaaatgtaatcaaatttcATGATGTAATgttcagtgtttgtttgtttttttttaatcataggaCACAACAAAGCCAATTGcacaaacatgtaaaataaatgaatgatgtatTTTCTGATTTAGAAAATGTGTAAAGTTTACAAAAACTTTATCTATTCGTTCTATTAAAACCACAATtaatctgatttttatttattttttcatttaggCTATTATAAAGAAGAAATAATGTAGTGGACGAGCTAAATAAGAATTTAGCAGGAGATGCTAATAGGCCTATCATAGGTTGTAATAGCTACACAAGACAATCaataaaacaagataaataaattatctttattaccttattttcagtttttttttgaaTATGCATAAGCATACATTTTATAGAGATCTAATTtttcaaaattgttgcaaacaatttatacgtGTTGAATTTGCTCAGATttagttaaaattaaaataaatatagtaatgttaaacttaatgtgtttgtttaaattcagcccaaataaatttttACCAGCacttaacttaaaataatttGGTAAATCCAAGATATCATCTTTGAAGATTTTTTCAGTGGATCATCCAAATCATCTGTTTAAAATGCTGATTTTCACACAATCGGTTTGTGTTGGtcaaacatgaaggaattaattagttttcacaaatttaatcggattgaagaaaaattaattaagttgtcccctaaaAACCCTAAAGAAacgtgttgtttcagctcattttaaagtagtagtttgaacaatcagCGAACATTGAGTTTGAGATGTTTGGATTATGCCTATAATTAGGCTAAAATAGTCATTATTTACCTACATTTAAGTTGAAACcactgttttacagtgtacattttaaataaaggcTATTTGCATAGGCCATAGCCAGTCGGGACCAGTTAGCGTGCTtgctcctttttttctttcaatgCGCCTTGTTTACAGTTGTAGGAGCTCCACGAGACGCATCGATACAGCTGTGCACCCCCGACCGGGCCGATCGGTGCAGATTGCAGCAGGAAGACGCGCCGCAGGAAAGTGGAGGGGGAGGCTTTGTGCCAGAAGAGCCCGAGGCCCCCCGTCGCTTCCAGATCCAGAGTAGCGATGGCCGGCCATTAGCTGCCTTTCAGAACCGAACAATAAGCCGCAAGCCTTTGATTCCGCCCCTGTCCCCCTCCTCCTCCTACTCTGAAACAAACACTGCTTGTAAGTTTCACCGACCAGGCCAAAGTCTGTTCTAGAAATAACCAGACATGCATTTGAGTGAGGGCAGTCAATGCGTGAAATGATCTTAACACACTATTTTAGTTCTTCGATAGAATCACATATGGCAAGCCGCTTTAGCATTCACTGTATAAACCGTACATGTTTTTCATAaagaattacagtaaaaaaaaaagaagtcttttgctgcttgttcaaactacttattttaaatgagttgaaaaacaattcttaagttttttttttttttttgtgtgggaCAACCTAGTTGTTTTATGTAGGGAAgagcagggcacaaagtaacactttttggttttggccaaataatgaaaaaagtaatggggttagacaaacaatttttttttactagcaacacacaagcctctcctacaaatgagcactggttgTCTGATCGCtggacctatggtttctgtgcagtattggcAAAAGTGCCAGaggtaaaaatgttactatttacctcacctgcggggcaagttgtaacagacagagagttgtaacacatgcttaaaaaggcagatttcacacaattaatttaaattcagttcactttaaatagtttttactcAGTAGCTAATTTCTTTTTATTCTACACAGCACAgcgtgtttatttatgtatttttctaTTGGATAAAcatatttggatttatttgcattattatccattatcatacaatgcatttatttgcattattagcaatacaatgtattttgttctattaaaaatatttgcaattaaaaatatatatttaaaaagtttacattacactcaaaatgtaaaaaaatatatattgtgttggTTTGATTGGTGTCCAACAGTATTGTAACACTcaactaaccccgctgtgtcatgttttcctcaaaactgacTAGCAGTCACTGTGATTTTACATCTTTCAAAGTGGcttcatcttttagcctagaaaaTAGTAATCACAACAATATTAGATTTATACGttcacagatttaaaaaaataaataaaaaatatagactaataaaaatacttttattctgCAAAACTATTTgttctgtgtttctcatccaaatttcgccaaatatttaaaaaaattggaaGGAAGACGTGTGCCGATACTGTGGTGAAAACTTtagaagcatgccatggttaaccctaagcaaataccttaaaactctgttacaTTTTACCCAGCGTTACTTTGTGCCCGCGCTCCCCTACAATCCACTTAAAATCGTAATaacaattaagttagcttaatttgtgttgaacccaaaatattttattagcaATAGTAACTTTAAAGTAGATGCCATAATCATTCAATGAGCTAGGCCAATAGCATAGATACTTACTAAACAGTAGGCCTACTTATTCATTAGTTATGTAGCCTACACGtatatttgctatttttttttctcacagatACATGAAATACTAGATACTAGTAGACAACATTTTTCATTAGATATTAGCACTTATTTTAACAGTGATTATACACTTTCGGAAAAAAAGTATGAGAGCTGCacaggggtggtacctttttaaaagatacatatttgtacttaaagggtccatattggtacctcaaaagcaaATATTTGTATCTACAAattttaaaaggtacacttttgtactttttaggtactaatacgtACCCTTGAGGTATCTATGTGAATGTTAttaattacaacaataaaaataagtatCTGTTTAATAGATATTATTTTATGAATATGTACTAGTACTTTATGATTGAGTAGCCTACTAGTGTCTATTTAATAGTTATCTAATGAATGAATACTAATATTTAATGAAGAAGAAATAGCATGTAATGAATTAGTCGTGCCTAAAGAATATGTACGGGATGGTAATACATCTAAATGTAGTATTAAAATAGACACAATAGTTAATACAGATTACATGTTTATTCAACTTGCGATACACACAGGGATTGTAAAAAATGACAACTTATGTTTTTACGCCACTTTAGCTTAATTAgaaaattaagttaaagtaacaaagTACCTTTACTTTAACTTAATTAGAAAGTTAATTAGGTTTCagcttattatttttaagttaaaCAAAGTTCAACCTgatgttttacttcagcttatttTATTCAAGTTAAAATACCTTGTAAAATTGAATGGGTTCAACTTACAAATTtgggcaatgtttttttttttttagtttagactTGATTATATtctttcagggtttctgcagattgcatcaagtcaaatttaagactttttaagactcttttaaCATCGTTATGAATGACATTTTTAACGTATACAGAGCTAAACACTATTAATTTTTCTTATGACCTGATCGGTTGCCAAACACATGAAAAAATTTAGTTCTAATTCACTAATTCTTAGTGACGTATTTTAATATGTCAAAACAAGAAACATCTAGTTGTGTCGACTTTTTCAacataacatttaattattttgtttttttaacattgtaaaaacaaaattacagaGACAATGacaaaatcaaaaatatacatttgttggcttttggtccaaattgaatAAGTATAATGTATCATGTAAAGTGATATGTTGCTCTGTCATTATCATGAAGacttaagttttttttccctatggggaatttaatttggagaaattactgtaaaaatgccAAATGGCAATTGTAAAATGTATCTGTTTGCAATAAAATACtcaaatatatttcttttattaatataaaGGGCAGCTTTACTTagacagaggaaaattaagacctgcttAAAATGATGTGAGACCTACAACATAACATTCCAGTGatattttaagaccccacagacatTTTAGTGTACATCCTGCAtgttaacattttcaaaacaccCAATTCTGTGTGTTTTATGGGGTTTGTGATTTCTGCTATATTAATAattgactggtattgctatacttatgGAGACTTTTTGTACACTGGAAAAAATGATTCAAGCACGATTTAAAAATCTTTCTtatggtaagtggttgcaaacagtgTGTATGGGTTGAATTTcaacaaattaaacattactaaacttaatttgtttatctaaattcagcacatataaataatttgcaacgttaccttaaaaaaactttagtaaatctaatgaataatttttttttcagtgtactaatAGTGGAATAAaggcacacacactcagacacacacgcTCAAGCAGCATCAGTGTAACTCAGATCATGAACAATCAACCCCCTGCCTTCAAACACACTCTGCCCATCAGAAACTGCCGGTCACAACTGAGCTTTCCATCTCTCCGGCTTACAAAGATGAGCACAGAGGACACACAGGAGGCCCCGGGGCCCGTCAAAGCCTTTAAAAGACATCAAACCCATTGTGTGGCCCATGGACTTGGGTGGGAATTGTTATGTAAAGTGCGAACAGAGGAGGAGAAAGTGGACAGAGATGTGACACAAGACCCAGGAGGACCAGGATTAAAACGCAAAACAATCTCAGGTGCCTCTGCTTTTTATTTTGCAGGTGGTGTCCATTTCGAGATCAATTTGAGAAAACTTGAAGAGTGTTGATATTTAGGGGGATTTAAAAAGACTGGGATTTTATTACACTGTTCTATTAACTGGGATTTCATTACACTGAATTATTTTTGGTGGAAAACAagaccaaaaacaacaacagcacttCCCTACAGATTTATTAGGAcactttaaattgtttttcattttaattcgAGATAATGTTCAATTTTGTTATTTAGTTAAAAGGAAAATGAGATGAATTCCTTACTGGGAActagattttattaaataaagtttaatatttaattaaaaggcAGCGGTATGATTATGTGTAGTTAATGAACAAGTACTACTGATTTGCTGAATTGTAATGGGAAGAAGTAGCTGCTGTTTGTAGTACTATTAATTACGGATGCTCATATCCGATCAAGTGATCAGAAATGGGCCTGATCATGCAGTTTCAGACTGGTTCTGGATCAGATGTTACCTCCCGATTAGCGATTaggacttgaatatatatatatatatatatgcgtgtgtctTTTGcccaaagtgatgtcatgctgcacgcattgctgtttctgtgtgaagtcaagcaagaggtctaactctgtgccatcGCATAACTATAGAGGTGTAAAAAAattatgagaatatatatatatatatatatatatatatatatatatatatatatatatatatatatatatatatatatatatatatatatatatatatatatattacagttgaagtcagaattattagcccccctgaattttttacccaatttctatttaatggagagcagatttcttcaacacatttctaaacataatagttttaataactcatttttaataatggatttattttatctttgtcatgatgacagtaagtaatattttactagatatttctatacttaaagtgacatttaaaggcttcactaggttaattagggtaactaggcgagttagggtaattgggcaagttattctataactatggtttgttctgtagactattaagaaaaaaaattgattaaaactaataataattttgttcctaaaatggtgtttaaaaaaattctgcattttttctagccgaaataaaacaaataaggctttttccagaagaaaagatTTTATCAGCCATAcagtgaaaattcccttgctctgttaaac
The genomic region above belongs to Danio rerio strain Tuebingen ecotype United States chromosome 21, GRCz12tu, whole genome shotgun sequence and contains:
- the pou5f3 gene encoding POU domain, class 5, transcription factor 1 isoform X3, which translates into the protein MTERAQSPTAADCRPYEVNRAMYPQAAGLDGLGGASLQFAHGMLQDPSLIFNKAHFNGITPATAQTFFPFSGDFKTNDLQGGDFTQPKHWYPFAAPEFTGQVAGATAATQPANISPPIGETREQIKMPSEVKTEKDVEEYGNEENKPPSQYHLTAGTSSVPTGVNYYTPWNPNFWPGLSQITAQANISQAPPTPSASSPSLSPSPPGNGFGSPGFFSGGTAQNIPSAQAQSAPRSSGSSSGGCSDSEEETLTTEDLEQFAKELKHKRITLGFTQADVGLALGNLYGKMFSQTTICRFEALQLSFKNMCKLKPLLQRWLNEAENSENPQDMYKIERVFVDTRKRKRRTSLEGTVRSALESYFVKCPKPNTLEITHISDDLGLERDCVYGSATVDRRESV
- the pou5f3 gene encoding POU domain, class 5, transcription factor 1 isoform X1 translates to MTERAQSPTAADCRPYEVNRAMYPQAAGLDGLGGASLQFAHGMLQDPSLIFNKAHFNGITPATAQTFFPFSGDFKTNDLQGGDFTQPKHWYPFAAPEFTGQVAGATAATQPANISPPIGETREQIKMPSEVKTEKDVEEYGNEENKPPSQYHLTAGTSSVPTGVNYYTPWNPNFWPGLSQITAQANISQAPPTPSASSPSLSPSPPGNGFGSPGFFSGGTAQNIPSAQAQSAPRSSGSSSGGCSDSEEETLTTEDLEQFAKELKHKRITLGFTQADVGLALGNLYGKMFSQTTICRFEALQLSFKNMCKLKPLLQRWLNEAENSENPQDMYKIERVFVDTRKRKRRTSLEGTVRSALESYFVKCPKPNTLEITHISDDLGLERDVVRVWFCNRRQKGKRLALPFDDECVEAQYYEQSPPPPPHMGGTVLPGQGYPGPAHPGGAPALYMPSLHRPDVFKNGLHPGLVGHLTS
- the pou5f3 gene encoding POU domain, class 5, transcription factor 1 isoform X2, producing MTERAQSPTAADCRPYEVNRAMYPQAAGLDGLGGASLQFAHGMLQDPSLIFNKAHFNGITPATAQTFFPFSGDFKTNDLQGGDFTQPKHWYPFAAPEFTGQVAGATAATQPANISPPIGETREQIKMPSEVKTEKDVEEYGNEENKPPSQYHLTAGTSSVPTGVNYYTPWNPNFWPGLSQITAQANISQAPPTPSASSPSLSPSPPGNGFGSPGFFSGGTAQNIPSAQAQSAPRSSGSSSGGCSDSEEEETLTTEDLEQFAKELKHKRITLGFTQADVGLALGNLYGKMFSQTTICRFEALQLSFKNMCKLKPLLQRWLNEAENSENPQDMYKIERVFVDTRKRKRRTSLEGTVRSALESYFVKCPKPNTLEITHISDDLGLERDCVYGSATVDRRESV
- the pou5f3 gene encoding POU domain, class 5, transcription factor 1, with amino-acid sequence MTERAQSPTAADCRPYEVNRAMYPQAAGLDGLGGASLQFAHGMLQDPSLIFNKAHFNGITPATAQTFFPFSGDFKTNDLQGGDFTQPKHWYPFAAPEFTGQVAGATAATQPANISPPIGETREQIKMPSEVKTEKDVEEYGNEENKPPSQYHLTAGTSSVPTGVNYYTPWNPNFWPGLSQITAQANISQAPPTPSASSPSLSPSPPGNGFGSPGFFSGGTAQNIPSAQAQSAPRSSGSSSGGCSDSEEEETLTTEDLEQFAKELKHKRITLGFTQADVGLALGNLYGKMFSQTTICRFEALQLSFKNMCKLKPLLQRWLNEAENSENPQDMYKIERVFVDTRKRKRRTSLEGTVRSALESYFVKCPKPNTLEITHISDDLGLERDVVRVWFCNRRQKGKRLALPFDDECVEAQYYEQSPPPPPHMGGTVLPGQGYPGPAHPGGAPALYMPSLHRPDVFKNGLHPGLVGHLTS